The genomic region CAAGTTATAAACGTATGCTTTAATCCGAACACGCGATCCACCGGAAAGAAAAAGTGAAATATCAATCACAAGCAGCGATACCAAAAGcacaaaccaaaataaaaaaagcGATACCAGAAGCATACTACGGACGTACGTACACACTTCACCAGACGCTGATGCTGGCAAGGAGAGCATGCGTCACCACGAGCGCGCCAAGGCCTGCGACGACGTTACCCCCGGCAGACGTGGTGGGCGGCGCGGCTACGGGACCGGTGGACGCGGCGAccacgtcgaccctgatcttcattCCGCTGTCGCAGTGGCCGGTGAGGCCGCAGAGGAAGTAGCGCGTGCCGACGGTGGTGAGCGCGACGACGTCGTTGCCGGAGCGGAAGGCGGAGACGTTGTTTGCGCTGGAGCAGGCGTCGTAGCCGGCCTTGCCCACCTCCACCACGTCGTGCAGCTCTCTCGAGTACGTAAACGCTGCAGCACAGCGCGCGCAGGAGAAGAGGTTAAATAAAAAGGCTTTGTTAATGCCCTAAAAAAGGCTTTGTTAACTTCGGTCACTTTAGTCTAAACTGCGCAATGGGTGTGTGAGTTAATTAATCGGTACTGTTAGTTAGTGCGGCTAGCTTACTGATGTTGTCGCCGGGGTGGAACGTCCTGGCGGCGACCCACTCAGCATAGTCCGTGTGCATGTCCCACAGCCCATCCGGCGCCCCCACCGTGTAACTTGTCGCAGCCGTGGCCACCCGAGCAACAGTCACGGCGGCCAGCACCGCCGCCAGGGCCATCGCCAGTGCCCGCCGCCGCCTGATCTCCATCTCTGCTGATCGATCGGCTGGAACCTGGAAGAGTCAAGCAGAACAGAACGGGGAGAGACAGAAAGGAGTTAGCATGCAATGCCTAGCTAGCAGCTCTTCGCTTAGCGCTGATATATAAATCCATGCAATCAATTGGATTAGCTAGATCGAGCGAGCAGTTAATTGCAGTTACGTACAATGTCGCGTGTGGTTGTTGCTGGGTCATGTCATGCTCATATCTAGCTATCCATGGACAGTGGCCCGTGCACTTAACTAGCTAGCTAGCGTAACAAGAGGATCAGGGCGATTAACTAAGTGGGCTATCCATGGACAGTGGCCCGTGCCGTCCGATGAAGAAATCTAATGCCCTGGGATGAGCATCAAATCAGATCATATCGATTGCATTAAGTGCTAGCGAGAAAATGTGAGCGAGGGTGTTCTAACTTCAGACCAGCTGCACTGCAGATGCTCTCCTTTTGGAGAAACACTGCAGGTGTAGGTTGGTATGTACGGCATGCACTTCTGCTTTTCACAACTGGCACTGACTAGCTAGAGAGGTC from Triticum dicoccoides isolate Atlit2015 ecotype Zavitan unplaced genomic scaffold, WEW_v2.0 scaffold145016, whole genome shotgun sequence harbors:
- the LOC119343885 gene encoding mavicyanin-like gives rise to the protein MEIRRRRALAMALAAVLAAVTVARVATAATSYTVGAPDGLWDMHTDYAEWVAARTFHPGDNITFTYSRELHDVVEVGKAGYDACSSANNVSAFRSGNDVVALTTVGTRYFLCGLTGHCDSGMKIRVDVVAASTGPVAAPPTTSAGGNVVAGLGALVVTHALLASISVW